The Cohnella abietis genome has a segment encoding these proteins:
- a CDS encoding response regulator transcription factor, which produces MYRVLIVDDESWIIESLKSSLKWEEHGFVIIGQAGNGIEAYEMIERLEPDVVFTDIRMPGMNGIELIKKGKALSLKTQFIVISGFADFDYAQKAMNNGAIGYCLKPFKQTELLELLNKAKQNRGKSAHFEFTDMLDLLDNRTPEGYAYLEQTLEQYGLISQNALDSDGNITASQYYFLVSIGSGTITFAADIPNIPFKLGRFKKAYLISNAAIDLLKENLLPQIGEDITFIGIGNRATQLEEIKDSLEAANLAAQQYFITAIKEVYIYRLANDIAFDEQIQRIGTGLRDADLEEVSRGIDTIAALFDQGIGNIKSAFRVYNRLQSFSSRTSLEGEESFLYSCEQLFTLFEDVRKMMSYLKDNMISSIIAKPSADYHHSKNESMQEILHYINRNYHEGGISIQSLSERFFMNPTYISQLFRKEVGETFTEYISRLRINHASELLRTTDLPVNEISERVGFQDYFYFSRIFKKLTGQTSSQYRDSNQT; this is translated from the coding sequence ATGTATAGGGTTCTGATTGTTGATGACGAAAGCTGGATAATAGAGAGCTTGAAAAGCAGCTTGAAATGGGAAGAGCATGGTTTTGTAATTATTGGACAAGCAGGAAATGGGATTGAAGCCTATGAGATGATAGAGCGGCTTGAGCCTGATGTTGTTTTTACAGATATTCGCATGCCTGGCATGAATGGGATTGAGTTAATTAAGAAGGGCAAGGCACTTTCACTAAAAACGCAATTTATCGTGATTAGCGGATTTGCTGATTTTGATTATGCTCAGAAAGCGATGAATAACGGAGCCATTGGTTACTGTTTAAAACCTTTTAAGCAAACAGAATTACTTGAACTCTTAAATAAGGCAAAGCAGAATAGGGGTAAAAGCGCTCATTTTGAATTTACGGATATGTTAGATTTATTGGATAACAGGACTCCTGAGGGCTATGCGTATTTAGAGCAGACTTTAGAACAATATGGCCTGATTTCACAAAACGCTTTAGATTCGGATGGAAATATAACTGCAAGCCAATATTATTTTTTGGTTTCTATAGGGAGTGGAACAATTACATTTGCTGCGGATATACCCAATATTCCCTTTAAACTGGGTCGCTTCAAAAAAGCGTATTTGATTTCAAATGCAGCCATAGATTTACTCAAGGAAAATCTATTACCACAGATTGGTGAAGACATAACTTTTATTGGAATCGGTAATAGAGCGACACAATTAGAAGAAATAAAGGATTCACTCGAAGCTGCGAATTTAGCTGCTCAACAATATTTTATCACTGCTATTAAAGAGGTTTATATTTATAGGCTGGCTAATGATATTGCATTCGATGAACAGATTCAACGTATTGGTACAGGCCTTCGTGACGCTGATTTGGAGGAGGTTTCAAGAGGAATAGATACAATAGCTGCTTTATTTGATCAGGGTATAGGGAATATTAAATCGGCTTTTCGCGTGTATAATAGGCTTCAATCCTTTTCAAGTCGGACTTCACTAGAAGGAGAAGAGTCTTTTCTTTATAGCTGCGAGCAGCTTTTTACATTGTTCGAAGATGTAAGGAAGATGATGAGCTATCTAAAGGATAATATGATATCGAGCATCATAGCTAAACCTAGCGCGGATTACCATCATTCAAAAAATGAATCTATGCAGGAAATTCTGCATTATATCAACCGAAATTATCATGAAGGCGGAATTTCAATTCAATCGCTGTCAGAGAGGTTTTTTATGAATCCGACTTACATTAGTCAGCTATTTAGAAAAGAAGTAGGCGAGACCTTTACGGAGTACATAAGCAGGCTGAGAATCAATCATGCCAGTGAGCTGCTAAGGACGACTGATTTGCCAGTGAATGAAATCAGTGAAAGGGTCGGCTTTCAGGATTATTTTTATTTTTCCCGTATATTCAAAAAACTGACAGGCCAAACATCATCCCAATATAGGGATTCAAACCAAACTTAA
- a CDS encoding sensor histidine kinase — protein MKLFKRLRIKTQLLIIALSTLTVMIFIIFFNYFKVADVVTVKNDESTAEMLFQLQQAQNSDFDVLNRVLTNVAYNKLVQQYLTVSDELNKFELFQQLNNFIVNMMEMKEGILDIILIGSNGTSISYNGSSTFANAYIKDIPSNNVPYYLGVKKYKNYNSLIVGTKVYWLVDAKEYYKEIGTLFLVVDVKAISNKFNPRSNQNGTSLYLLDRDNYVFSTNTSLEVGSKFQLLPPELIKEVGKFDTKIDGEEVTVQIQPISQMSGKMINVIPRDFLLSDVAKIRRQELYIFLIAMFLLAIPLIYITNNILHPLKKLMSFMSLLKNGSIKNLKNRIALEGYAEMTVVAVEFNTMLNEIDNLAGKLLETNSRYYLLELEKKQAEFAYLKSQINPHFLYNTLESIKGIASVRGVAEIHDMTQSLGQIFQYSIKGEDKVALREELTIVECYLQIQQIRFMNKFIVHMKISDQASACIIPKMILQPIVENAIYHGLEPKLGKGNLWISAEVTDTNHLVISVKENGVGIESQALANLEARLGQAQDQILTDKKAGIGMVNVDKRIKLVCGDHFGLKIHSIAEEGTEVILSLPAWRADHV, from the coding sequence ATGAAGCTTTTCAAAAGATTAAGAATCAAGACACAGCTATTAATTATTGCGCTCTCCACGCTAACGGTCATGATATTTATTATTTTCTTCAATTACTTCAAAGTCGCTGATGTGGTTACAGTTAAAAACGACGAGAGCACAGCGGAGATGTTATTTCAATTGCAGCAGGCGCAAAACTCTGATTTTGATGTATTAAATCGTGTACTGACCAACGTGGCCTATAATAAATTAGTTCAACAGTATTTAACCGTATCAGATGAGCTTAACAAGTTTGAGCTTTTTCAACAGCTGAATAATTTCATTGTCAATATGATGGAAATGAAAGAAGGAATTCTTGATATCATCCTGATCGGCAGCAACGGAACTTCAATTAGTTATAATGGCAGTTCAACCTTTGCAAATGCATATATCAAAGACATTCCGTCAAATAATGTACCTTATTATTTGGGAGTTAAAAAGTACAAAAATTATAATAGCCTTATCGTTGGAACGAAAGTTTACTGGCTAGTGGATGCCAAAGAATACTATAAGGAGATTGGCACTCTTTTTCTTGTCGTTGATGTAAAGGCGATCTCAAATAAATTTAATCCGCGGTCCAATCAAAATGGGACCAGTCTATACCTGCTAGACCGCGACAATTATGTATTTTCCACCAATACGTCCTTAGAGGTTGGTTCGAAATTTCAACTGCTGCCTCCGGAATTGATTAAGGAAGTAGGCAAATTTGACACAAAGATAGATGGGGAAGAAGTAACCGTTCAAATACAACCGATTTCGCAGATGTCGGGGAAAATGATCAATGTCATTCCACGGGATTTTTTGTTATCAGATGTTGCAAAGATTCGTAGACAGGAGCTGTATATATTTCTGATAGCGATGTTCTTATTAGCAATCCCATTGATATATATTACGAATAATATTTTGCACCCGTTGAAAAAACTAATGAGCTTTATGAGCTTATTAAAAAACGGCAGTATAAAAAACTTGAAGAATCGGATTGCTTTGGAAGGGTATGCCGAAATGACGGTAGTGGCTGTAGAGTTTAATACCATGCTGAATGAAATTGACAACTTGGCTGGCAAGCTTTTGGAGACAAATTCCAGATATTATCTGCTTGAATTGGAGAAAAAACAGGCTGAATTTGCTTACCTGAAAAGTCAAATTAACCCTCATTTTCTTTATAATACACTTGAATCGATTAAAGGGATCGCTTCTGTTCGTGGTGTTGCCGAAATTCATGATATGACCCAATCCTTAGGCCAAATATTTCAATATAGTATTAAGGGTGAAGATAAGGTAGCTTTGCGGGAGGAGTTAACGATAGTCGAATGTTATTTGCAAATTCAGCAAATTCGTTTTATGAATAAGTTTATTGTACACATGAAGATTTCGGATCAAGCTAGCGCGTGTATTATACCCAAAATGATTTTGCAACCAATTGTCGAAAATGCGATTTATCATGGTTTGGAGCCCAAGCTGGGAAAAGGCAACCTATGGATATCTGCAGAGGTAACAGACACGAATCATTTAGTGATTTCTGTTAAGGAGAACGGGGTAGGCATTGAGAGTCAGGCTTTAGCAAACCTAGAAGCAAGGCTTGGGCAAGCGCAAGATCAGATTCTTACGGACAAAAAGGCTGGCATCGGCATGGTGAATGTAGATAAACGAATTAAGCTCGTTTGCGGTGACCATTTTGGGCTTAAGATTCACAGCATCGCGGAGGAAGGGACAGAAGTAATTTTGAGCCTACCGGCATGGAGGGCTGATCATGTATAG